From the genome of Sinanaerobacter sp. ZZT-01:
ACAGCTCACTCTTACTCGTTTTTTCATAGGGGGACTATTTTTACTGCCATTTGCTGTTTCGTCCCTCCGAAAAAAGCAAATTTGCATTGAAAAGAAAAATTTTCTGTACTTTGCTTTCCTCGGCTTGCTAGGTGTTGTAATCAGCATGACATTTTACCAGCTGGCCGTTGAAAATGCAAAAGCATCCGTCGTTGCTGTACTCTTTAGCAGCAACCCTGTTTTTGTCATGATTTTCGCCTATTTGATTCTTCACGAAATGATTTATAAAAGAAATGTCATTGCGCTTTTTTTGGAGCTTCTTGGTATTTTTATCATTATTAATCCGCTTCATACACAAATTAGTGCTGCCGGGATTATATTTACGCTTCTCGCTACGGTTACCTTTTCACTCTACAGTGTTTTTGGAAAGAAAAAATCGCAAGAATATGGCGGTATTATCGTAACCTGTTTCAGTTTCCTTCTAGGAAGTTGTGAAATGTTTTTACTCGTGCTGCTCAGCCATATAAAAACGATTTCTCACATTCTATCAAATGTAGGTCTTTCTGTCTTTGCAGAAATACCGATCTTTTCTGGTTACACGCAAGATAACATATTTACAGTTCTTTATATTGCGATTGGCGTGACTGGCGGCGGATATGCCTTTTACTTCCTTGCAATGGAAGCTCTTTCGACCCATACGGCATCTTTAACCTTCTTTTTTAAACCCGTATTGGCTCCAATCTTAGCCGTGATTATTTTACACGAGCACATTCCGGTCTCAATGATTTTAGGGATTTTACTGATTCTTTCCGGATCACTGATTTCTCTTTATCCAAACTGGATACCAGCAAAAAACCTGCCAAGTCAGGAAAATTAAATTTACAGACCTATGAAAGGAGTTTTATAATGACAACTGAACGTGACTGCGTTTACGAGATACAATCTGATGTTTCTCTTTTTAATGAAGAGAGCGTTTTAAAGCCTTATGGTTATCAGGTTTTATTTGGTCAAGTTGCAGAACAGCATCTGAATTGCTATCATCTAAATGTCGATGAAACCATGAAATACGGATATGCCTGGGCTTTGATTTCTTTGGAAATTGAGAAGATCAATCCAGTCCCGAAGTGTGAAACGATTTATGCACGTACTTGGTATTCACAATACAAGCGCCCTTATTTCCGCCGTGAAATGGAATTTAAAAATGCTGCGGGAGATTTACTCTTTCATGGTTCCAGTTTTTCCGTCCTTCTTGATATAGAAAAGCGAACCATCTATCGAAAAAAAGAATCTCCTTTTACCTCTCCTCCCCCTGATGCGATTTTTACCATCGATGCTGCACCAACGTTTAAAACGCACCTTTCATTTGAACAAACAGAGGAACGGAAAGTATATCACAGCTATATTGACCCTTTAGGCCATGTAAACAATTACCGCTACGGAGAATTTGCCTATGATGCCTTTACCGACGAGGAAAAAAAGCATCTGGGACAAATGAAGCGATTGGAAATTTATTTTATCTCTGAGCTTAGACCTCAGGATACGTTCTCGATCGGTAAAGCCTACGAGGAGAATAAGATGTATATCCGTGGTCATAACCATATGAAAAATGACAATGCTTTTGACATTGTCATGTATTTTTAAATTTTTTTGCAATTGCATCAATCACTGTTTCTGGCTTTGCATAGCCGTAATAGCTTAAGAAAATGACTTTATTATTTTTTACTGCGCAGACCTGAAGACTTGCATCCGATACATGTATAGAAAGAAAATCAAACCGTCCGTCTTTCCGTGTCTCAAATCGTTCCTTTTCGTATGCAAGCTCTTTTGGCCTTCCATAATACGCAAGCAATTCTTTTGCAAGCGGCTTTGCTAATTTTTGAGATCGGAGAAAAATCACTTTGGAATGCACGGTTGGAGAATAGATACCACTTCCATCTTTCCAATTTTCTTCATAGATAATGCCGTGCTCACTGCTCTCATATTTCTGATCTGCTAACAGTGCCCATTCGGATCGATAATAATTCTGCCAATCTACTTCGTCAGAAGTATCAGAATCCTCTAATCGTTCTAATCGCACATCCTGTTCAATTTCTGACAGCCTAATAATCGGTAGACTGTTGTCTGTAACTGTAGGTAAATTTCTTTCTGTGACCTGCGTCACTTGCATGCCCGGTATCAGAAGCGCACCTCCT
Proteins encoded in this window:
- a CDS encoding DMT family transporter; its protein translation is MKRGYLYIAFATFLFSTMEIVLKSISGQFNPIQLTLTRFFIGGLFLLPFAVSSLRKKQICIEKKNFLYFAFLGLLGVVISMTFYQLAVENAKASVVAVLFSSNPVFVMIFAYLILHEMIYKRNVIALFLELLGIFIIINPLHTQISAAGIIFTLLATVTFSLYSVFGKKKSQEYGGIIVTCFSFLLGSCEMFLLVLLSHIKTISHILSNVGLSVFAEIPIFSGYTQDNIFTVLYIAIGVTGGGYAFYFLAMEALSTHTASLTFFFKPVLAPILAVIILHEHIPVSMILGILLILSGSLISLYPNWIPAKNLPSQEN
- a CDS encoding acyl-ACP thioesterase domain-containing protein; this translates as MTTERDCVYEIQSDVSLFNEESVLKPYGYQVLFGQVAEQHLNCYHLNVDETMKYGYAWALISLEIEKINPVPKCETIYARTWYSQYKRPYFRREMEFKNAAGDLLFHGSSFSVLLDIEKRTIYRKKESPFTSPPPDAIFTIDAAPTFKTHLSFEQTEERKVYHSYIDPLGHVNNYRYGEFAYDAFTDEEKKHLGQMKRLEIYFISELRPQDTFSIGKAYEENKMYIRGHNHMKNDNAFDIVMYF